The region TTATAATTTTGGAGAGGGTGTAGGGTTTCTGGTTTTTATGCATGGGGATAAACTAGTGCCGCGATATGTTGATATACTTCGTTCGGAAAGCCCTATGGTTTTTCAACGATTGCAAGAGCAGGATTTAAAAAGAATCGCTGTGGAGAAGTGTGATTCATGATAATTAACATGGCAATGCATAATTAGGTCGTTAGTGCCTGATAACGTTAGCTTTGATCATGTTCAGTATGTGAGGCCGAGTTGGAGTCTCTAAGGGTCTGAATTTTTCCCACTCTTGGTACGACTAAATCGACAACAAAATTGACACGGGCATAAGAAGTTGCACTCCTTGGTGTCGATATGACACGCGAAGAAGTTTGGGTGGAATTTAGATTTTCAGGAAAGACTGTTACGGGAGGGTGATTGATGTGCAACGATATTGGAGGTGTAATAAGTTTTAGGACATAGGCTTGCAGTGCTAATGTGGTGTTGATTAAGTATTGCGAATTTTGTTTTTTGTGACGGTGGTGATTGTTTTTTGATATTTTTATTTTCGAGGCAGGTCGTACGGTTGTGCTGGTAAATGACTAAGGCACAGCTGTAAATATACACAGGAGTACTCTGTTTTTAATTGATTGAGCGGTGTGGTCAAGCGGGAGTTAGACGTTGATGAAATGGACGAGTTTGGTTCTGTTGCTTGGGAATTCGATGTTTGTTTGTGCGGAAAGTAAACTTTATAATTTGAGTCCGGTTTTTAATGAGGTGGATGTTGCTGAGTTCTTGTCGGCGAGCGGAGCGCGTGGACAAACTATAAGTGGCTATCTGACAGGTAAAAGTGGCGTTCGCTACACTATCCCCGATGTGTGCGAGCCAGAAGGTGGCGACGCTGAACTAACTGATGCATATACGGTAAAAGGAAAAAGAAGCTATTTTTTGTTTACTTGTGCTTGGCCTGTTCAGCATTCTGGTATTGGTCTCAGTGGCGTCCAGTATGAGACTTTTATTTATATCGAAAAAAACCTGGCCTCAGTCGGCAAAGAAAAGGAGTTGTCCAGAATTTTGTCTGGTTATGAGGGGAAGTTGTCGGAGGGAAGTAGCAACTACGCTTGGTATGTATCACGTAAGATTGCGAGTGAAAAAATACTAGAACTTGAGCGTGGAAGGTCCGTAGATTTTCTTAAGTTGGCGCAGCTTATTGTTCTAAGTCGTTTGAATGACGGGGGGTGAGGCAATCAAATCTTATTTAGGTTCTGGGCGTGTTGAAGAATTACTTCAAGAATTTCCGATTAGTAATTCTACCGTTGCCGCTTACAATGATTTGGGTTATGCATTATGGCAAGCGGGTGAGGAAGTTGGGGCCTATAAATTGCTGAGAGCCGTTGAGGGAGCGTCTCCGGGTAGAGTTGTTCTAAAGCTAAATATTGCGGATGTTTTATGGGGGGGCGATAAAGAAAAGGCAATAGTTTACTATGAGGAGTACATTAGTCTGATGAGGAAGGCCGGAAAGGAAAAGTTAGTCCCGGTGAGTGTGTTTGAAAAAATAACTTCTCACTAATCAGTATGTGAGGAAAGAGAATCCCGTGGCGCATCATGGGGTGTGCTAGTTAGAGCTTTTTTTTTGCGTAGCTTAAGTTAATAAAAATTATGGCGCTGATCTCGTAGGTTGTTTGCGCGCACCGGTGTCGTGCGCGCTATAAAGTCTGGCTGGATAGTGAAAGTCCATCACATGACAAGAGCGCGTCTCAGGGGCGTAGATAACTGTGTCGGTATTAATCCTAGGTAAGTCATGAAAGATATCATTCGTATCGGCGACAAATCGACCGGCGGGGGCACTGTTCTATCAGGCTCCATTGTTATGGTTTTCAGGGGAATTGGTGTGGCACGCAAGGGCGACCCAGTTGATTGCCCCGTTCCTGGCCATGGCCGAACAGAAATTGCCGAGGGGCACTCAACGTTTAACGACCATGGCATTCCAGTTGCGTTTCACGGGCATCGCTGCGCTTGCAACTGCATCCTGATTTCGTCGCTGCCTCAAGCGAGCGCGAGCTAGCCATGTCGGTCAGATTGGATCAAGTGCCAGCACTGGCGCTACGACCCGTACGACCGAGGGCTTGGCTCTGGCTAGGTGTACTGCCACTGCTGCTACTGCTGCTGGGTCTGTGCGGAACTTTTTTGTTCGGCACCCAAACGTTGCGCCAACAACCAGTAAGTTTCTGGGGGCTGGCGTTGGGCGTTCCGCTACTGGGTTGGTGCCTGTTGGCCTGCGTGCGTGCTTTGTTGTATTGCGGTCAACAGCAGGTTGCTGACGGTTGGGATAAGGCACGTGAAGAGGATTTGATCCAAAAGTTCCGTCGTGGTCGGCGCGTACAGCAGGTGTTGGGTGTGGCTCTGCTCTCGGCCGTGCGGGAGCCGGAGGCGCCGTCAGTAACACAACTTAATGCTTTGCTCGGCGGCGTTAAGGCGCTCAAGGCTCAACCTCCCAGGCACGGCCAAACTACGTTTCGTCACAGCCGTATAGCGGGCGTTGCGGATGAAGAAACTGAGCAGGCGTTACGACGCGTGGTGATGCAAGTACTGGCCGATTTAGTCCCAATTCTCGAACAGGCTCCCGACGATAGACCGTTGGCATTACTACTGGAAGTTGATAGCGCTTTGCCGCAGAACGTGTTGCAGCAGATATGGCGGCAGGCATGGAGCGAGTCCGGAATCCGTCAGTCGACAGTGCCTATTGAGGGCTTTGGGCTAAAGGCGTTGGATCAGTGGCTCGATCACCGCATTTTTGATGAGGCGTTGCTGTTGGTAGTGGCGATACAGTTTGCGCCGCAGCAGCCAGAAGGGACGGCTGAAGTTGCGGTCGGATTGCTGTTGGGTAACCGATTGACGCAAACCGTCTTGCCCCCTAAGGCCTACCTGCATCGCCCGGAGCAGGAGCGCGAGCCAACGACAGAGGCTTTGCTCTATGCAGCTCGGCAGGCCTTGGACTGGGTACCAATCGACGCGCAATCAATCGAGCAAATATGGCGGGTCGGGATTGATGTGCAACGTGTTGCAGCGCTGACCAAGGTCTTGGTTGACGTGTCGCTCCAGTCGAAGCACAACCAAGGGGTTTGCAACCTAGACACTGTGCTTGGCCACCCGGGCAAAGCATCACCGTGGCTGGCGATTGCCGCAGCGACGCAGACCATTCAGAGCGGCGCTGGGCCGCAATTCATTTTCAGCGGGGGCGACTGTGTTGATGCAGGGCTCTGGAGCACCGTCTTGACGCCTGTGCTATCGCTTTCCAAGTAGGACTTTAGAATGCAGTTTGGACGTTTAGTGTGGTTGACAGTTCTGATCATCGTGCTGTTGCTGATCGGCACGATCCTGGGTGTATTGGTCTGGCAATACCCCGAGCTGTTTGGATTTCGGTCCGGCGATGATCGCCAATCTACGATGTTGTGGGTGATAGCGGCTGCAACCTTGGTTTTGTTGATGTGCGTCGCGGGTTACCATTTGTTGGGGCATCAGTTCGGGTATAAGGCTTATCCGCGAATAGGGGCAGATGATCGGTCGGAGCAGTCTGCCCGTCCTGAATCCCATGATGCTCAAGCTGTAACACGAGTGAGCTTGGTTCGAAGCCATATGCGCGACCGCCACGGTATCTTCTGGCGCCGCAAAGTCCGCCTACTGCTAGTCGTCGGCGAGCCTGCCGAAATCGAAGCCATCGCCCCAACCCTGGCCGGGCAATTCTGGCTTGAAGGCCAAGGCACAGTCCTGCTGTGGGGCGGTAGTGCCCAGGCTGCGCTGGACCAATCATTCCCTACCCAATGGGATGGGCTGAGCCGCTGGCATGCGCTGGACGGGGTGGTTTGGGCGTTGAACAAAACCCAGGCCGCCGATGACGCGGCGATGGGCAAAGGTGTACGCCAAGTGCAGCGCCTTGCCCGTGACCTGCACTGGCAGTTGCCGTTGTACCTGTGGCAGGTTTGCGACAGTGCATGGTCGCAGGACTCTCGCAAAGCGCAGCCGGTGGGCTGCCAGTTGCCCGAGTGCTTCACGGCGGCGGCATTGGAAACCTCCCTAGCGCGCTTGCTGGAGCCTCTGCGTCGCGAGGGCTTGGCGCAGATGAACGCCGAGATGAAGCATGACTTCCTACTGCGCCTGTCCCGCGATTTAAGCGGTGAAGGTATTGCCCGTTGGCGTCACACACTGGCGCCCCTTGCCGGTGAGTTTTCCCGTGGCGTGCCATTGCGTGGGTTGTGGTTCAGCCTGCCTGTGCAGCGCACGCAATATGATTTGAAAAATGACTGGCCGGTTGCCCCGGTGTGGCACGGCGTGCTCAGCGATAATGCCAATGGGCGTCGGCTGGGCTGGAGCTTGCCGCGAGTCGGCTATGCGCTGGTGCTGGGGTTGGCGACGTTATTGGGCGCTGGGTTGTTGGGGTCGTTTGTCAGCAACCGTGTGCAAATTGCCCAAGTGCAAACTTCGTTGGCGGCATTGCAGCAGTCGGGCAGTAGTGACGAGCAACTGAGTGCACTCAACGACTTGGTGCGCGAACTGGGACGTCTGGAATACCGCGCCGAACACGGTGCGCTTTGGTATCAGCGCTTCGGCTTGAATCAGAATCTGGGCCTGCTTGATGCGTTGTGGCCACGCTATGTTGAAGCCAACAACCGCTTGATCCGTGACCCAGCGGCGGCCAGTTTGCGACGACAGCTAAACGCGTTGATCAGTTTGCCTGCGGGCAGCGAGCAACGAGCAGCGCGAGCCCAGGATGCCTACGAGCAGTTGAAGGCTTACCTGATGATGGCGCGCCCGCAAAAAGCCGACGCCACCTTCCTGACCAAAGCCCTGGGCAATGTCGAGCCGGTGCGCGACGGTGTATCTCCGGGGCTCTGGCAAGGTCTGGCGCCTAACCTGTGGCAGTTCTATGGCGAACACTTGGCGGCGCACCCGGCCTGGGCCATCAAAGCTGACCCGAGGCTGGTTGCTCAGGCCCGACAGGTTCTACTTGGGCAACTGGGCCAGCGCAATGCAGAAACCAGTCTGTACCAGCAGGTCCTCGACACAGCGGCCAATCAATACCGTGAGCTGAGCGTGCAGAACATGGTGGGTGAAACTGATGTGCTGGCGCTGTTCTACACCGAAGCCAGTGTACCGGGCGTGTTCACCCGCCAGGCCTGGGAAGGTCAGGTACGCCAGGCGATTGATGATATCGCCGAGGCACGCCGCGAAGAAATTGACTGGGTGCTCAGCGACAACCACACCGATATCGCCGCCGAGTTGACCCCGGATGAACTCAGAGAACGCCTGACCGAGCGTTACTTTCAGGACTACGCCAGTGCCTGGCTGGACTTTCTCAACAGCCTGCGGTGGAACCCAGCCAATAGCTTGGGCGATGTGATCGACCAACTGACTTTGATGACCGATGTACGCCAATCGCCGCTGATTGCCATGATGAATACGCTGGCTTATCAAGGGCAGGCTGGCGCTCGCAGCCAGGCCCTGGCCGACTCGTTGATACAGTCCGCGCAAAAGCTCATCGCCAAGGACAAAGTGCCAATGATTGATCAACTGGCACAAGCACCGCGCAGTCCGCTGGATGCCACTTTCGGGCCGCTATTGACCCTGCTCGGCAAAGACCCTGAGGGCAAGGCCGATAACGACAGGTTGAGCCTGCAAGCGTTCCTGACCCGTGTCACCCGGCTGCGCCTGAAATTACAGCAAGTCAGCAATGCACCCGATCCGAGGGAAATGACCCAAGCTTTGGCGCAGACGGTGTTTCAGGGCAAGAGCGTCGATCTCACAGACACTCAGTCCTACGGAAGCCTGATCGCGGCCAGCTTGGGCGCAGAGTGGAATGGCGTCGGCCATACGCTTTTTGTGCAGCCGTTAGATGAAGCGTGGCAACGGGTTTTGCAACCCTCGGCCGCGGGACTCAATAGTCAGTGGCAGCGCTCAATCGTTCGTGAGTGGCAGAGTGCTTTCGCCGGCCGCTATCCGTTTGCGGAAACCGCCAGCGACTCCTCGTTCCCGATGCTGGGGCAGATGATCCGCGCCGACTCCGGGCGTATCGAGCAATTTTTACGCAGCCAACTAAGCGGTGTGTTGCGTAAAGAAGGCAGCCGTTGGGTAGCTGACCCAAGCCATAGCCAGGGGCTGCGCATCAATCCGCAGTTTCTGGCGGCGATTAATCAACTGAGCCATCTGGCCGACGTGATCTACACCGACGGCGGCATGGGACTGAGTTTTGAGCTGCAAGGCAAACCGGTACGCGATGTGGTGCAAACCACCTTCATCCTCAATGGTGAACAACATCAGTACTTCAACCAGAAAGAGCTTTGGCAGCGTTTCAATTGGCCGGGGCGCAGTGATCATCCCGGCGCCAGCCTGAGCTGGACCAGTATCCATACCGGCGAGCGCCTTTTCGGTGACTACCAAGGCACTTGGGGCCTGATCCGCTTGTTAGAAAAAGCACGAATCACCCCCTTGGACGACGGCGATAGCCGCTACCGCATGGTCCTCAAGGCCCCCGATGGTTTGAACCTGACTTGGAACCTGCGCACCGAACTGGGTGCAGGGCCATTGGCCTTGCTCAAGCTACGAAACTTCGCGTTGCCGCCACAGATATTCCTCAACGAGGTTGCGGCAGAAGTGCCGTATGCGCAGAACGGAGTCTTTGAATGAGCCTGCACACCTTGATTACCCATTGCCTGGGCAAGCGCGACCCTTCGGCCCTGGCCCGCAGCCACGCTGAGTGCTGGCAAGCGTGGCTTCAACCGATCAGTGAAGACTCGCCTGTAGGCGAAGACCCAGGCTACGACGATGACTTCCAACGCCTGCGCGAGGAGGTCAACAAGCTCTCGGGTGCGGATGCCGAGCGTGTGGCTCAACTGGCAGAAAAGCTGCTGATCCACACCTGTAAAGACCTGCGCGTCGCTACGTATTACCTGTGGGCGCGCGTGCAGAAGGACGGGGAGGCCGGGTTGGCCGATGGCCTCACTTTGCTCGCCTCGTTGGTGGACCGTTTCGCCGTTGATGTGCTGCCGTTGCGGCCCAATAGTCGCAAGATGGCGCTGGAATGGCTGGCGAGCGGCAAGGTGCTGGACAGCCTGTCGCTGTACCCCGAAGTGGTCCGCAGCGAAGCCGAGCGCACGGTGGCGGCACTGGCCTGGCTGGAGCGTGGGCTTGAAGCCTGGCCGCAAGATCAGCGCCCGGCACTCGGTGCGCTGTACGGCGCGTTGTCCGTTCGGTTGTCGCAGTCTGGTGGGGTGGATGCGCTGGTGCCGCAGCACAGTGCCCGGCACGAATCGAATGTGCAGACGGCGGCGCCGACCGCCGCGGCCATCAAGTCTGGGCGCGACTTGCTGGACAGCGGTAGGGCGTTAGCGGGCTATTTACGCGAACAGCCCCTTGGCTGGCTGGCGGGGCATCGGCTGATGAAAAGTTTGCGCTGGGACACGGTGCACCAGGTGCCGCCTGAGGAAGCCAGCGGCAATACGCGGCTGGCGTCTCCCCGTGGGGATTATCGGGCGCAGCTCAAGCGTCTTTACCAGCAACAAAGCTGGACTGAATTACTCGATCAGGTCGAGCGTATGTACGCCGAGAGCGTGAACCACTTCTGGCTGGATTTGCAGTGGTACGTGTACCAGGCGCTGAGTAAACAACCCGCGCCACAAGACGGCTGGGCAGACATCGTCAAGCGTGACCTGGGTATGTTCCTCGAGCGCTTACCGGGCCTGGAACTGTTGAACTGGAACGACGGCACGCCCTTCGCCGACGAAACCACCCGCGACTGGATCACCCAGCACGTCAGTGGCAACCGCCCGCAGCAATGGCTCCCGGCACCGAAGGCGGTGTTGAGCACGAGCGATGCCGAGATTCTGTCGCTGGAGGACGAGGCGCTGGCGCAGGCCGACAAAGACGGCGTGGACGTGGCGCTCGGCTGGCTGGCGGCCCGGCCGGGTGTGCTGACCGGGCGCAAGCGCTGGCTACTGCGCCTGCTGATGGCACGAGTAGCCGAGCAATACGGCAAAGGCGACTTGGCCATGCACGTATTGGCAGAGCTGGACGCTACCGCACAGCACCACGCGCTGGCGGACTGGGAGCCAGAGCTGAATTTTGAGGTCAAGGCACGCCTGCTCAAGCTGTTGCGTCTGAAAGCGCAGCGCACTGACGCCGACAAACCCGCCCTGGCCCGGCGCACCGAGGCGCTGTTGGCGTCGTTGGTCGCGATTGACCCAGTACGCGCTGCCGTGCTCTGCGGTTAACCCTCATTTATCAGGAATTTATCTGTGAGCATGGACAATTTAACCCTGCGCTATTACGACGCCGAAATGCGTTACCTGCGCGAAGCCGGCAAGGAGTTCGCCGAAGCGTTCCCGGATCGGGCGGCCCACCTCAACCTGGACAAACCGGGTGCGCAAGACCCGTATGTGGAGCGCCTGTTCGAAGGCTTTGCGTTCTTGATGGGGCGCCTGCGCGAGAAGCTCGATGATGATTTACCGGAGTTGACCGAAGGGCTGGTCAGCCTGTTGTGGCCTCACTATTTACGCACCATTCCGTCGCTGTCGGTTGTTGAACTGGCCCCCGAACTTGCGCAGATGAAACGTAGCGAGTTGGTCGGTAAGGGTTTCGAGGTGTTATCCCAACCCATTGGCCCACAGCGCACTCGTTGCCGTTACACCACGACTCAGGACCTCACGTTGCAGCCGCTGGCCTTGGAGTCGGTGCGACTGGCCTACGAGCCAGACGGTCGCTCGCTATTACGACTGCGCTTTGCCTGCGGCGCGTTGACGGACTGGAATCAGATCGACCTGAGCAGCTTGCCGCTGTACCTGAGTGCCGATGCGCCGCTAGCCAGCGCCTTGCACCAGGCGCTGACGCTCAATACCCAGGCGCTTTACGTGCGTCTGCCCGGCCAGCAGGAGCGCCAGGCAATGGAAGGCCATTTTGCGCCCAAGGGGTTTGCTGACGAGGATCGTCTGTGGCCCAAGGGCGACAGTGCGTTCAGCGGGTATCAGTTGCTGCTGGAATACTTCACCTTTCGCGAGAAATTCATGTTCGTGACCCTCTGTGGTCTGGAACACCTGAGCCTCAGTGCCGGTACGCCTTGGTTCGAACTGGACGTGGTGCTGCGTGAAGCATGGCCAAAGGAATTCAGTGTGAGCAGCGAACACATTCGCTTGCATGCCGTGCCGGTGATCAATCTGTTTGCGCTGGAGGCCGATCCACTGACGCTGGCGCCTTTAGAAACCGACTACCTACTGCGGCCTATGCGGTTGCAGGACGGTCATACTGAGATTTACTCAGTCGACCAGGTCACCTCGTCAAAAAATGCTGTGCGCCATGACTACGTGCCGTTCAGCAGCTTTCGCCATAAGGGCGGCATGCTGCGCGACGATGCTCCCGAGCGATATTTCCATACCCGTTTAAAACGCTCTGCCAAAGGGCTGCATGATACCTGGCTGATCCTGGGCGGTGACGGCTTCGATAAGGATCGGTTGCGCAACAGCGAAAGCCTGTCGTTACGCTTGACCGGCACCAACGGATTGTTACCGCGCAAGGCTTTGCAAAGCACCTTGCTTGACACCGTGGTGCAATCTACCCAGACCGGGTTGCGAGTACGCAACCTGTGTGCCCCCAGCTTGCCGTGCTACCCACCCAATCGTGACCGTTTTCACTGGCGAGTGCTCAGCCATCTAGGCTCGAATTTCTTGCCGATGCTCGACAGCGCCGAGGTGCTGCGCGGCACCCTTGCGCTGTACGACTGGACTGGCAGCGAACTGAACCGCCGTCGCCTGGAGGCGATTGTCGAGGTTCGCCATCATCTGGTGCAGCGCTTCGAGAAGGGCTTCCTGCTACGGGGTGTGGATATCGAAATCACCTTGGATGCCAATGGTTTTTCAGGGGAGGGCGATATCAGCCTGTTTGGCGAGATGCTCCATCGTTTCTTTGGCCTGTACGCCGACATTCATTTATTCAACCAGCTCACGCTGATCTTGCAACCTACTGGAAAGTGCCTGCGATGGAACGAGAACCACAGTCAGCGTATTCCCGGCTGAAAGCCGTTGGGTTGCTGGAAGCGCTGGACGGGCGGATCGCCGAGGCCAACCTCTACCGGTTCTGCCAGTTGCTGGAGCAGACGTTGCCCGATCACCCGCCGCTGGGGAGCACCGCGCACCCGGCGGATGACCCGGTGCGGTTTCGGCCCGACCCCGGCATGGGTTTTCCTGCGGGGGAATTGAAAGCCATTGAAACCTGCGAGGACCATCCCGAACGTCCGGCGACGGTACGCACACGCCTGCTGGGTCTTTATGGTGTCGACTCGCCGATGCCGACGGCCTTCCTGGACGATATCGCCCAGCGTCGTGAAGGCCATGAAGCCCTTGAGGCATTCCTTGATATTTTCAATCACAGGATCTTTACGCAGTTTTATCGCGTCTGGCGCAAGTACTCCTACCCAGCGACATTTGCGGCGGGCGGCAGCGATGCGACTTCACAATGTCTGCTGGGGTTGATCGGCCTCGGGGTTCCGGGCCCTGCCAAGCATATTGCCACGCCGATTTCACGCTTTCTGGCACTGCTCGGCGTAATGCGCCTGCCCACTCGCAACGCCGAAGGTATTACCGCACTGGTCAAGCTGCTGGCCCCTAACACCCAGGTCCGAGTAACGCCGCACTGGCCGCAGAAAGTGTCCTTGGCTCAGCCGGCCAGCCTGTCGAGTACTCGACCGGTGAGCTTGTCCCAGGGTACGCCGTTGGGCAGTGTCGGCCTTGATGCCAACAGTCAGTTGCACCTGGCGCTGTTCACCGAGGACCTGGACGAAGCGCGTGGCTGGTTGCCGGGCAACCAGCTGCACAACGACTTGTTGGTATTGCTGCGGGTGTATTTGGGCTGGCGTTGCACCGCGAAATTGCAACTGTCGCTGCCGATACACAGCCTGCCTAAACCAGTGCTAGGCAGTACGCCGGTATTGCTGGGCATGACCGGTGTTCTGGGCTTGGGCAGCGACGCTTGGCAGGCCCGCGAGCACGAAACTATCAGTATCAACCTGGGCCGATACCAAGGCCTGCACAGCAACCCCCTATTCAGAGAGGCACAGCATGTCGCGTACCGTTTTTAATTTATTGAAAGTGGTGGTTCTTGGAGCACTGCTGAGCGGGTGTGGATTGACTCAGACTGTGAGTGACGCAACCTCGTCCACGGCCAAGGCCATCTTCTATAAAAAAGTGAAAACCTTGCACTTGGACTTCACCGGTCGGGCAGCGATGAACACCGACATGTCGGACATGCGTGGCTTGTCGGTGCCGACGGTGGTGCGTGTGTATCAACTGCGCGACAACAAAATCATGGATAAAGCTACCTACGACAGTGTGCTTAATGAGGCCGACAACTTGCTACGCGCCGACCTACTGGACCAGCAAGCGATGGTGATCAAGCCCGGAGAGGGCGCGCAGCTGAACGTGCCGCTGGATCAAGACGCTCAGTTTGTAACGGTGGTGGCGTTATTCCGAACACCCGATACCCAAATGAATACCTGGCGCCTGACGTTGCCCCGCGATGACCTGGACCCGGACCGGGCAAGGGTGATGGAACTGGGCAACAATCGGCTGACCCTGCAACCGTTGGCACAGGACTAATCCGTGAGCGAGCTGAACCCTTCGCTGTACGAAATGCTCCTGCAGAACTTCAACGGCGAGCTGGACCTTTACCGAGTATTGGAAGAGGACCAGCACACACTGTCCGTGCTGGACAATCTGCAACGCATCCTCAATAGCCGGGCGGGATCGCTTAGTCATTTACCAGACTATGGCTTGCCGGACATGGGCTTGATTCTGCAAGGACTGCCCGCTTCAGCGCATGGGCTGATGGGCACGCTGACTAATACTCTGCTCAAGTATGAGCCGCGCCTTAAGGCAGTGACTATTGAACTGTTGCCGCAGACCCGGCCAGGTCATTTGGAATATGCCCTGGATGCGCAACTGAAAAACGGCGAGCGGGTGAGCTTCGGCACGACTCTGGCACCCGAGGGCAAAGTGTTGGTACGTCATCTTAAGCGGCAGAACTATCTGTCGCAGCCTTAAACCTGTAACTGAAGGGAAGCTGAATGACAGCGTTATTGGAAATGCGGATTCGAGTTGGTGGTGATCCGCGCGGCTTTAGCGAATTTAAAATGTTGCGTGACGAGTTGGCCAAGCTGAGCCATCCGGCGTGTCCAGATGTCGACTGGGCAAAGGTTGAACAGTTGTGCCTGACATTGTTCCAGAACAACGGAGCGGAGTTGCAAACCGCAGCCTCTTTTGCGCTGGCGCGCAGCCAACGTAATGGCGTGGAGGGCATGACGCAAGGTGTGACGCTGATCGAGACGCTGTGCAGCGAATGGTCAACTGTGTGGCCGCCGATGGCACCGGTGCGCTTGGGCATCTTGGCCTGGCTGTTTGCCCAATGGCAGCCGTTGCTTCGTAGTCAGCACACTACGACGCAAACGTTGCCTGCCCTGAACCACCTCAGTAGTGAGCTGGAGCGGCTAGCCATGCAATTGGATCGCCATGGGGAAGCACCTTTGATCACCTTGCAGGCTTTACGTCACCAAGTTGTTAGCCTGATGCAACGACTGCAAAGCAATGTTGTTTCGGGTGAAATGTTGCCGATACTGATCAGGGTTCCGGAGCCGGCATTCGTTATGCCGGTGGTTGTTCTGCCATCTCATCCGATGCCGGAACTACCGCCTGTGGCCTTCGAAACTCGCAAGCGTCGTAGTGCTCTGTGGCTGTTTGCGCTGGCCGCCACCTTAGCTTTAAGTGGGTTTTTGTTGTGGTGGAGTCATATGGCTGGCCAAAGCGTCCAGCCGAAACAGGCCATGCCTGATCCGGTGCGGTTGGACAGCCTGTCGCTATTCGATGCTGGCAGTACCGAACTTAAGCCGGGCTCGACCAAGGTGCTGATCAATGCTCTGGTCAATATCAAAGCACAGCCGGGCTGGCTGATTGTGATCGTTGGGCATACCGACACTACCGGCGACGCCGAACAAAATCTTC is a window of Pseudomonas antarctica DNA encoding:
- a CDS encoding PAAR domain-containing protein, which produces MKDIIRIGDKSTGGGTVLSGSIVMVFRGIGVARKGDPVDCPVPGHGRTEIAEGHSTFNDHGIPVAFHGHRCACNCILISSLPQASAS
- a CDS encoding tetratricopeptide repeat protein, which codes for MTGGEAIKSYLGSGRVEELLQEFPISNSTVAAYNDLGYALWQAGEEVGAYKLLRAVEGASPGRVVLKLNIADVLWGGDKEKAIVYYEEYISLMRKAGKEKLVPVSVFEKITSH
- the tssA gene encoding type VI secretion system protein TssA translates to MSLHTLITHCLGKRDPSALARSHAECWQAWLQPISEDSPVGEDPGYDDDFQRLREEVNKLSGADAERVAQLAEKLLIHTCKDLRVATYYLWARVQKDGEAGLADGLTLLASLVDRFAVDVLPLRPNSRKMALEWLASGKVLDSLSLYPEVVRSEAERTVAALAWLERGLEAWPQDQRPALGALYGALSVRLSQSGGVDALVPQHSARHESNVQTAAPTAAAIKSGRDLLDSGRALAGYLREQPLGWLAGHRLMKSLRWDTVHQVPPEEASGNTRLASPRGDYRAQLKRLYQQQSWTELLDQVERMYAESVNHFWLDLQWYVYQALSKQPAPQDGWADIVKRDLGMFLERLPGLELLNWNDGTPFADETTRDWITQHVSGNRPQQWLPAPKAVLSTSDAEILSLEDEALAQADKDGVDVALGWLAARPGVLTGRKRWLLRLLMARVAEQYGKGDLAMHVLAELDATAQHHALADWEPELNFEVKARLLKLLRLKAQRTDADKPALARRTEALLASLVAIDPVRAAVLCG
- a CDS encoding ImcF-related family protein encodes the protein MRDRHGIFWRRKVRLLLVVGEPAEIEAIAPTLAGQFWLEGQGTVLLWGGSAQAALDQSFPTQWDGLSRWHALDGVVWALNKTQAADDAAMGKGVRQVQRLARDLHWQLPLYLWQVCDSAWSQDSRKAQPVGCQLPECFTAAALETSLARLLEPLRREGLAQMNAEMKHDFLLRLSRDLSGEGIARWRHTLAPLAGEFSRGVPLRGLWFSLPVQRTQYDLKNDWPVAPVWHGVLSDNANGRRLGWSLPRVGYALVLGLATLLGAGLLGSFVSNRVQIAQVQTSLAALQQSGSSDEQLSALNDLVRELGRLEYRAEHGALWYQRFGLNQNLGLLDALWPRYVEANNRLIRDPAAASLRRQLNALISLPAGSEQRAARAQDAYEQLKAYLMMARPQKADATFLTKALGNVEPVRDGVSPGLWQGLAPNLWQFYGEHLAAHPAWAIKADPRLVAQARQVLLGQLGQRNAETSLYQQVLDTAANQYRELSVQNMVGETDVLALFYTEASVPGVFTRQAWEGQVRQAIDDIAEARREEIDWVLSDNHTDIAAELTPDELRERLTERYFQDYASAWLDFLNSLRWNPANSLGDVIDQLTLMTDVRQSPLIAMMNTLAYQGQAGARSQALADSLIQSAQKLIAKDKVPMIDQLAQAPRSPLDATFGPLLTLLGKDPEGKADNDRLSLQAFLTRVTRLRLKLQQVSNAPDPREMTQALAQTVFQGKSVDLTDTQSYGSLIAASLGAEWNGVGHTLFVQPLDEAWQRVLQPSAAGLNSQWQRSIVREWQSAFAGRYPFAETASDSSFPMLGQMIRADSGRIEQFLRSQLSGVLRKEGSRWVADPSHSQGLRINPQFLAAINQLSHLADVIYTDGGMGLSFELQGKPVRDVVQTTFILNGEQHQYFNQKELWQRFNWPGRSDHPGASLSWTSIHTGERLFGDYQGTWGLIRLLEKARITPLDDGDSRYRMVLKAPDGLNLTWNLRTELGAGPLALLKLRNFALPPQIFLNEVAAEVPYAQNGVFE
- the tssG gene encoding type VI secretion system baseplate subunit TssG, which translates into the protein MEREPQSAYSRLKAVGLLEALDGRIAEANLYRFCQLLEQTLPDHPPLGSTAHPADDPVRFRPDPGMGFPAGELKAIETCEDHPERPATVRTRLLGLYGVDSPMPTAFLDDIAQRREGHEALEAFLDIFNHRIFTQFYRVWRKYSYPATFAAGGSDATSQCLLGLIGLGVPGPAKHIATPISRFLALLGVMRLPTRNAEGITALVKLLAPNTQVRVTPHWPQKVSLAQPASLSSTRPVSLSQGTPLGSVGLDANSQLHLALFTEDLDEARGWLPGNQLHNDLLVLLRVYLGWRCTAKLQLSLPIHSLPKPVLGSTPVLLGMTGVLGLGSDAWQAREHETISINLGRYQGLHSNPLFREAQHVAYRF
- the tssF gene encoding type VI secretion system baseplate subunit TssF — its product is MSMDNLTLRYYDAEMRYLREAGKEFAEAFPDRAAHLNLDKPGAQDPYVERLFEGFAFLMGRLREKLDDDLPELTEGLVSLLWPHYLRTIPSLSVVELAPELAQMKRSELVGKGFEVLSQPIGPQRTRCRYTTTQDLTLQPLALESVRLAYEPDGRSLLRLRFACGALTDWNQIDLSSLPLYLSADAPLASALHQALTLNTQALYVRLPGQQERQAMEGHFAPKGFADEDRLWPKGDSAFSGYQLLLEYFTFREKFMFVTLCGLEHLSLSAGTPWFELDVVLREAWPKEFSVSSEHIRLHAVPVINLFALEADPLTLAPLETDYLLRPMRLQDGHTEIYSVDQVTSSKNAVRHDYVPFSSFRHKGGMLRDDAPERYFHTRLKRSAKGLHDTWLILGGDGFDKDRLRNSESLSLRLTGTNGLLPRKALQSTLLDTVVQSTQTGLRVRNLCAPSLPCYPPNRDRFHWRVLSHLGSNFLPMLDSAEVLRGTLALYDWTGSELNRRRLEAIVEVRHHLVQRFEKGFLLRGVDIEITLDANGFSGEGDISLFGEMLHRFFGLYADIHLFNQLTLILQPTGKCLRWNENHSQRIPG